The genomic DNA AATTAACatattcatttgtgtgtttgttttaccTCAACAgactattattgttgttttgtaaaaGTCATGTCATTGTGCTCCATGAACcacccaacaacaaacaagtaaataaacaatagtacaacagcaacaatgaaTATCACGCTGTGAAACTGTGATTTGGGGTTAACTACAGTGATTGTTGTTCACGCAAGAATAATTACACATTAAATGTATCTGCTGACAAAATTCATATTGTAAAGTAAAGTCGTAGGGAAACATGCTTTTATCATACTAGGGTCTCTCAGTTTCATTGAGggatttgtggaaattaagctacatgtatgatcatttttcatttcttttttaaatgtatcTTGGCCATGTTGTCCACCCTGCAATAAACCGCAGTCTTGCTAGGATAATTGTACATTAGCTGTAAATTTCTGACAAATTGGAAGTATGGCCATCACTTCAGTATTTCTATGGTAAAACATACGTCTATCTGCCAGTGGAAGTAGACCTCTTTGACATGTCTGACCTTGTTAGTTGCTCTTTACACTGCTAGTTTGCTGACACGTTCACTGACATTTCCTCCATGGATCTCTGCAGGAGAGCACGAGAAGACCTCACGGATGCGACACAGCGGCTGAACGAGATGATCGCAAACTATGGCGACGTCGTGCCCAGGAGGGATTTTGAATTCCTGACGGCTGACCATCAGGTCTGTATCAAGTTTCAGTTCTGATATGTATGGAAATCCCCAGATGTTCAGATGCCCAATTTTATCCGTGCATGATTTTAAAGACACCGCTTTCTCATGTGATTGAtattagcgagctttagataTGTGACATGAGCACTAAGACGATGCAGCGTCTCGGGTTGGACAATGTAAACAGTTGTCTTTTACATGTGCGCAACACCATTTTTTGCCTAATGAACGTTGTCTTAGTGTTCGCCTCATAGATTTAAAACTTGCCTATGCTTCTGTTACACAGAAGAACTTTGCCAGATGAACCATGATGCGCTCAGGcactttgcatatttttttcatcatcattcaaTATTTCATTCAGACTTGACCTGGTTGCAAATTAGCAAGTCCACTTGGGTGTAGCAATGTGTCACAGTTCAGCAGATGAAAAGGTCACGGTGTTACAataggaatgggggggggggattcctaATCTCTATTCATAAGCAATGAGTTCAAAAATGTCTGTCACAATCCGCAATGAAAGTGCCAGTGGTAGccatttgtgtatatgtgtaccTATCCATGCTGTTGTACAAAATGCAGATATGAgtttgatttttaaatgttatgaTATAGTTTTAATAGAATAAATCACTTTCAATATTTTACATCTTTTgctgttttttctctctttgcctgtttgcagaaattaaatgaaaagtaTGATGCCTTGAATGAAGACCACAAGCAACTAATGGCAGAACATGAGTAAGTTGCtttcaattattatcatttttttttaataatgtagACATCATGTTGTCTCAAACAGATTCAAATGTATGAATGTGTTTACGTAATCATTaatatataaacaaagaaatgaatgcaTAAAGATGCTTAAGTTTGTCTTCAAGAAAATTGTAGATAGTATTTACCCTTGCATCATTTtaactgtgttcattataatggaGTACCCTGTATTGATCCATTTCAGCTATCGAATGTACCATTTCATACTGAGTTTATAAACTTGCATACTTATATGGCTGGTCAAACACCAGCATTGTACTGTTTCTTCTCATTACCCTAAACTTGCTTTGCCAAGAATGCATTTTATTCTTAAACCCCATGGATGGAGTGAAATAAATGTGTGCCTGTGCAGCTTGTGTCGTTGTTTTAATCTTTTATCTGTTGGCAGAATACATTCCACATTCCACTTTTGAAATTTCTCTTTCAGTGCCCTGCTTGAAGTTAATCAGCAAATTATCACACAGAGGGACGACTTTTACCAAGAACTTGAAAACCTGAAGAGGACAGCGACACCAAGGTAGTCTCACTtccagtcatttctttttcttcttggcCATTCAATGATGTAGTCTTTGTGTGAGGAATGCTCTCTATGTATACATTGAGACCAATGGCACTGGCCATCTGTCCATATCAAACCTCCTGTCTTCAAAGGCTGATGACACTTTCCTGAATTCTTTTCAGAGCAATATAGCTAGTCTTGTACCTGTCCACCTCTTTCTGTTCAATGTAGATGTCAGTATGTATTTGTGACATTGATTTTCCTCTTACAAGTTCACCCATGAAATTTACTTGGTATAGAGAGAAACCTACTCTGCAATGATGACATAGTGTGGAAATGTGAGACATCTTTGCTCATGAGCATGAATGGTATACTTTTTAGtttatgtcttcttctttttttttttaatcagtctTAGAGAGTTAGAGAATTTGTGAGGATTAAACAGTCCCAGGTacttaatattttttcttttggcatCACCCATTGTCCAGACCAGACTGGGACCGTTGTGCCGAGGTGCTTGAGGGCGGGGAGGAGAGGTGGTCACAGATCTCCCAGGGGAAGAAGAGTGACCAGCTGGTCACACTGCTGCTGAAGGAGATCATGGGAGACGGCGAAGGCTATGAGTACTTTGAACCTCGGGTCAGCAAGCTGAAATTTCTTTCTCTACCCATGCCTGTTCACGTCCTGTGCATATTTGTTTGCAAGCAGAAACTTCTTTCTCTACCCATGCCTGTCCCACTTCCTGTGCATATttgttatttgtgtttttaatcataatttctaACCTTTGTGATGTTTGTATAATCATGTAGCTTATACTTTACTTAGAGGGATGTCATGAATCTGACATGTAAATGGACTCACGGTTAGAATaatgtttatatcattttccatcTAAAAGAGGGCTGGATAACCCACATTCAGCTGCACTAACTGGTCtcccatggggtccagttggatgtgaggcagAACCACTTGTGCATTTAGAGCCACTCACTTCCAAACAAACACTTTTCAAAacttataaaatgtgttatctCAGTATGTTGATGAGATAAAGCACATAGAGACATTCATCCATGATGCAGGTTCTATGTGTAGCCATGTGATCAAAacataaatattttttcttgCAACAGGGTGATATTTCTAGTTAAGCCTTCAGTTTTGTATTCATTCTAGAACCATGTGCATGATATGGACATGTTAATATATCTGCAGAACTTGCGGAGttctgtacataatgtacagtatttttttcccctctatcCACCTGAGTATGAATATGATGTTACAAAGTGAATTCTTTGcatgttatctgtatcattttcctGGTTAGCATactttgtcatttattttcGAAATGTACTTGAGAAGAATACAGCGGTGAAATGACTGAAATCTCATTGTATCAATTGCAGGGTCTTGCCGATGATGTTCCAGTCTACATGCGCTATGAGGGCAAGCTTAGGAAACGCAAGATGGACAAGGTGGATGTGGGAATCCTCATCAAAGAGATTTGGAAGGAAAAGACCAAGCAAAACCAAGAGGTAAGCTCCAAACTGATTCCCCTATGATTCCCTTCACCCTGACCGACTCCATGACTTTTGAggtcatctttctttttcttttttttgtaataagaTATATAGCCCATGCACCTCATATCACAATTATATACAAGTACTACAGTTTTCGTGGACATCAGTAGAGTTTAAGATGCTATCCatgaatgaaaagaatgttTTCTTCAGCTCTGTAGCTTGCTCTTACTTTTGAATTAATTTTTGTATGCCATATTTAAAACTGATTATTGTCTCGTATGTGTTGTATTCTGAACATCAATTTGTGTATAGTTTATGTTATCATGTATGTCGAAGTATACTGCACTCTTAGCAATATTTATGCACTTTGTACTCATTGAATGTCCAACAACCaaaaatgtgtgtatatttttacATGACAACATGTTATCTTGAATTGAATGCAGTCACTGAGGAATGTCTGATCCTTGTTTGTGTATATTGCAGAGAGGCGACGCCCCCTTGGAGCCGATGGACACCTTCCTGGCGACGTTCATGAGGCAGAAGTACCCGGACGAGAAGTCCTGCTTTGAGTGGACCTACATGATGGTCAGCATCCTGGAGGAGAATGAGGAGGACAATCACCTGGCTCTCTTCTACCAGATCCTCAAGGGAGATGTAAGTGTCACCATCTTCATACTTATCACGAAGACCACACCCACCTAAAGTCACCCATCTCGGTTCCTTCCCGAAAGAGGATTTGCAAAGAATGTGATAGTCTGAATAGTTGACAATCATTGACATTTTCCCCATTATACTTATCCCCATTCAAAAGAATACAAGCAGGCACTGTGACCTGCTCTGTTAATCCCTCTTCAATTCTCTTCTCTTCTTAAGAGAAAGTCCACACCCTCCCAAATGCACCCACCTCAGCTCCTCCCTGAAAGAGGAGTTTCaaagaatttgaatgactgaatagTTGACAATCATTGACATTTTCCCCATTATACTTAATTACTTTGTATTCAAAAGAGTACAAGAAAAGCAGGCACTGCACTTGTTCTGTTCATCCCTCTTCAATTCTCTTCTCTTCCTAAGAGGAAGTCCAAACCCTCCCAAATACACCCATCTCAGCCCCCtcccaaaataaaaagagaagtttCAAAGAATTTTAAATTCTGCTGTCTCTGCAGTCATGATTTTTCAATGAACATATTATCATGACCTTTTAACTTCACAGGAAGTACATACTGTCACTTTCAAAAACTTTTGTTGATTTACATTCTTCTTGCAGATGGATGAGGAAGTGTACCACCAGCAGCTGACAAACCTGGCTGATGTCATGGATGCACTCACAAAGGCAGACGAGGAGGAAGGAGGAGAGGTAATGATCagtgttgtcatggcaactttAGTCAATcacagacaaagacaaaaaatgcCTTTATGGCAGTATCAATGCTAAGAATTGCTTCAAGCCATGAGTGAGTTTATCAGTTAGAAAACCTCTCTTAGAGGGAAATAAAGCTGAGAGGCATCAATTTTATATGATTGATACAATCTGGGCACCGTTtaatgaaagttgtcagccctgacaatttcagtaaagtCCTTGGTTTTTATTGGCTGAGGAGCTCTGGTCACTGGTTATTACCATGGTAATTGTTGCACAAGAAACTAACAACTTGCCAGGGATAttaacaagtttcatgaaatggtgCCTCAATGATATTTCTGTCAGCTCAAATGTGCTATGTTTATAAAATGTGCTTTGctaataaatccatttttcaaaGCGTCCGTTCATGTCATTATCAGCTTTACTCATTGTGCTAACGATCAGTTATGTTATTTGCTGCAGGGAACCATGAATAAGGACATCTTTGAACACGCCCTGCGTGAGTTCTTCCCCATCAAGGACGATGACAGCATCCAGGCTCTGGTTGACGCTGCCATCGATGAACTGAAGCCGGAGGATGAGAGCAAGCTGCAGTACCAGGAACTTTTCACAGAGGTAAGGAGGGCTTCACATTCGTATAACCCCATAGACTTATCCTCTTCTATCACATGGTACCTCTGTACAGTTATACAAAACTGATATTGATATACAGGCAAATCCCACCATAACAAActcctcttttgttttgtaaaattttgctaTAGCAGAACAGTCAAGTATTCAAGATATGTAGGTTGTGATTTTGGGACCTGAAGTTTTGCTTCATTGTAATGAGATTTTCGTTGAATCATGATCGTTGTAAtgagagtgcactgtactatACGGAGCGTACCTGTTCTCTGCAGTTGTTTGAAAGGAAATGACGGCAAATTACCTACTGAGTATATcactctttatttcattctttattttttttctgaatacaCCCAATcataaaatgaagtaaaatttttCACCATATTCACCAATTCAAGGATTCTTCACCACTTAAGTATCTTGACACTTGATTATGAATTCTGTTGCCTCAAGTAAAAATATAGCTTGAGAGTGCAACCTGCTAACTTACGCTGGTAGGCTAAAGCGTCATTAACCTATTGAGGaagagtcccgagtatattcgggcaagtacattttgtatctgtgggaaatgcctgttgtagcaaaatcagcctgtcctcaatgggttaatgaaaGTGAATGTATATGGAGTGTAATCTCTCCATCTTGTACCTCCTCTATTCATCCCTCTTGCTGTTTTCTTCTATTCTCTTCTCAGGAGGAGGATGGAACTGTTGGTCCCTTCATCTCCACTCTGAGGACCCAGGAGAAGGCCGAGAAGCTCCAGTACGTGGAGGAGATTCGCAGAGAGCTGGAAGGGAAAGAGTAAGTGTCGAGTCTAGTGACTAACTTCTTGGAGCTGGAGCTtaccattaaaaagaaaagaatccaCGCCTAACATCAAgcatacttatttttttttttccttttatatttgTTTCGAAAACAATGTTGTCTTCATTATGGCTGTATTTTAAATGAACAGGTAAAATCAGAATTGTTTGGAACAGAACACACATGTCCAGGGATCAAGTGTAATCATTTAATGAGTTGAATGatgtttttgttaatgttgtgTACTTGTTACTTAGTTATATTGTTCTATTTCCTTCTGTTtgttatgtttgtatatttggaGACTGTTAAGATGATTTTCATGCTTGAGTGCATGACAataaatgatttgaatttgaatatgaattgaattaaaatgcAAGTAATAACCCAGTAATGTGAAATTGAATTGACTAGCTGTAAGTGTTTGCAGAAAGctatttttttgtattattgtaatattgtaataTTTGTTGTGCATCCAAGTAGCGGTAAATTTCTTTCTTGGCtagattttctttaaacttcaTGCTTATCTTTGATATTATGAACTTACTGCTTGATGCTGGACTTACGATTCTGAAATGTTGAACGTCATTTTGCAGGGAAGTGCCGTGGCGCGAGCTACAGATGGCCATCAATGTGGTGGACGCTGAGATTGACCGGCCCCACATAGTCCAGTATGTCTGCCGCGCATTCGATGTCCCCCAGGACAAGATCACCACAGCCGAACCCGTCCCACTGGATGTCATCGTCAGACGCCTGCAGAAGAGCACGGTGCGGCGGATTGGGAAGCTCAACAGCTCCGAGCTGACTTGAGTCCTTAGAGACTGTGTGAAAATGGCTCAAACTATGATGTGACGTTGTTTGGGATTGACATTTGAAACTATTCTGCAATTCATCTTGAATCGGAGACTACACGTGGTAACTAATCCGGGAGACTGTTCTGAGATTCATTGTGCATTGGTAACCGCTTTTAACGATTGTACATGGATTCATAGAGACTAACTCCACCATCACCTCGTCTGTCAcccatgaaaaatgaaagtgatcaAAAGATGCAGAAGTTAACTGAGCTGTCATGATGTGAAGCAGCTTTACAAAGTTCAAACTCTCTTCTCAGTATGCAATGCTGTTTTCAGTTTGATTTCAAACATACCAAAGTTCATCATAGTATATTAATAAAAGTAtgttaatcctttttttttttaatcaaaggaACAATAATGCCACCAAGTACAAATGACAAGAAGAAATGTAAGTTTGAGCTCCACAAGCAGAGCATTGCAGTCCATATTATATTTTAGCTGATTGATACGGCTAGAGCAGATTATTTCATTTCTCGTGACAATAAAAGTGAGATGTTATCAGCACGCTCTTGTGTGTACTACATCGTTGCGAGTACAACTTACCATTGGCCAGATGCTCAGAGAGCTTTAGGCAACTTTTTGATCAAGGATTTGTGCCCTGCTCTCATGCTGGGTAGCAGGCACAGAGAGAAATAGAGCATCATTTGCTACCCTTGAGATAAGCAGTAAGAATTTGGGGATTGATATGTTCCGTCCATAGAAGCAGCTTTCTACATCTTCCCAGTAAACATTGTATTgttgatatgtatatattgtataatatgatacacccatttcattattttatgaataaatGACTATAAAATGGATATGGATAATAAAAGggatgtgtttttgttttgttgttacgATTGTTTAGAACTGCTTCCTCTCTGTTAAGtttgcattatatatatatatatatatatatatatatatatatatatatacatatatatatatatatatatatatatatatatatatatacatatatatatatatataaacacatagCTTGTAGGGAGTTGTGTGTCAAACATATTCATAAAAGACGATTGAGACAATTTTACAGTCGATTTCATACTTGCACActtgtgtatatacatgtacat from Diadema setosum chromosome 9, eeDiaSeto1, whole genome shotgun sequence includes the following:
- the LOC140232628 gene encoding translin-associated factor X-interacting protein 1-like translates to MSAKALAKLPPIQRSSPPPAANVNSVISPRAGKNFVGLHGPSYQLSNIGDGAVHRLPEPQALKPFVDTKAGSLDTWPAHATAQAAARPSLPSSSSQRQRGLGGDDGGPHQSMVPKPKFLEQLEVFLKKELRNVDGGRGGPNETRLQAYREVFEYLIEDFKAYKPLFSAIKNEYEVMLSHQREKIRELEPLKSMLVTVSEQCDQKVMAMREDERQEMRDLKDEKIALLERIDAMKQDKISLQMQIEKLQEKIGETYQMYRDECDARKLLVSDINDLRYQQEDYQKAHGNQEATPAEAKEDPVKMKIALKRAREDLTDATQRLNEMIANYGDVVPRRDFEFLTADHQKLNEKYDALNEDHKQLMAEHDALLEVNQQIITQRDDFYQELENLKRTATPRPDWDRCAEVLEGGEERWSQISQGKKSDQLVTLLLKEIMGDGEGYEYFEPRGLADDVPVYMRYEGKLRKRKMDKVDVGILIKEIWKEKTKQNQERGDAPLEPMDTFLATFMRQKYPDEKSCFEWTYMMVSILEENEEDNHLALFYQILKGDMDEEVYHQQLTNLADVMDALTKADEEEGGEGTMNKDIFEHALREFFPIKDDDSIQALVDAAIDELKPEDESKLQYQELFTEEEDGTVGPFISTLRTQEKAEKLQYVEEIRRELEGKEEVPWRELQMAINVVDAEIDRPHIVQYVCRAFDVPQDKITTAEPVPLDVIVRRLQKSTVRRIGKLNSSELT